CGGGCCGTGCACAACACGGTCGCTGCGGTGGAAGCATCCTCGAGCGCAGGCAAATATGACAGCGTCCGGTTCGGACATCGTGCGCCCCAGGGCAGGAATTGGAACGAGATGTACCTCGCATCCCGGGGAGAATCCTTCCGTCTGCCTGTCAAGGCGTTCCTATTCCAGGGCGCTTTCTTCCAATTCGAAGACTATGGCGCCTTTGAGGATGCCTGCCGGATACGGAACCGGCTGGTCCGGGAGACCACGGACGTTTTGGGCGCCGTCGATTTCCTGGTGTTCCCAACCCGTCGCATGGAGCACGACCCGTGGGCGGCAGGTTCGGTCAGGGCCGTCTATGAATCTTTCATGCTGACCCTGCCCGCAAACGTTACGGGCTCGCCTGCGGTCCAGGTACCGGGGTGCGCTGTACATGACGGGGTCGATATCGGTCTGCAGATCATGGGAAGGCGACGCGACGATGCCCGACTCCTCTCTGCGGCATCGGCAATAGCATCTTCTGTCTCAAGGGGGTAACGCGGCATGAAATACGAAGCGGTCATCGGTCTCGAGATACACGTCCAGCTGAACAGCGCCACCAAGCTTTTCTGTGATTGCCCGAACAGGCCGGGCGATGAGCCGAACAGGAACACGTGCCCCGTCTGCCTGTGGCTTCCGGGGAACCTGCCGCATTTAAGCCGGGAGGCCCTCGAAAAGGCCACCGTGGCGTGCCTCGCCCTTAACTGCACCATACAGCCCGTGAGCGCCTTCGACCAGAAGGTCTATTATTACCCGGACCTCCCCAAGGGGTTCCAGCTTTCCCAGCATCACCTGCCCCTTTCCCGGAACGGCTGGGTTGATATCGCGGCCGAAAAGGGCGGGATGAAGAGGCTCAGGATACACCACATCCACATGGAAGAAGACGTCGCGAAACTGGTCCACGAAACAGAGGGAAAAACGCCGATAAGCCTGGTCGATTTCAACCGCGCCGGTACGCCGCTCATAGAGATCGTAAGTGAACCCGATATACGCAGTCCGTACGAGGCGATGGAGTACATAAAGGCATTGAGGACCCAACTCCGCTACACGGGCACCGCCGAGTGCAGCATGGAGCAGGGCACGATGCGCGTGGACGCCAATATCTCCATCCGCCCCGAAGGGACGAGTGAATTCAACACGAAGGTGGAGGTCAAGAACATGAACTCCATCCGCAACGTGGGCGATGCAATTGCCTACGAGATAACCCGGCAGACCGAATGCCTCGAAAAAGGGGAGGCGATCATACTTCACACCCGACTCTGGGATCCGGACAAGCGGGTGACCACCGCAATGCGGGGCAAGTTCGCGGGCCCCTGTGTGCCCGACCCGTCGGTCGCGAAGATACGCGTTACCGAAGACTGGTTAAAAAGGATGCAGGAGAGGCTCCCGGAAATGCCGGCCAAAAAAGCGGAGCGTTTCGTAA
The DNA window shown above is from Syntrophorhabdus sp. and carries:
- the gatB gene encoding Asp-tRNA(Asn)/Glu-tRNA(Gln) amidotransferase subunit GatB yields the protein MKYEAVIGLEIHVQLNSATKLFCDCPNRPGDEPNRNTCPVCLWLPGNLPHLSREALEKATVACLALNCTIQPVSAFDQKVYYYPDLPKGFQLSQHHLPLSRNGWVDIAAEKGGMKRLRIHHIHMEEDVAKLVHETEGKTPISLVDFNRAGTPLIEIVSEPDIRSPYEAMEYIKALRTQLRYTGTAECSMEQGTMRVDANISIRPEGTSEFNTKVEVKNMNSIRNVGDAIAYEITRQTECLEKGEAIILHTRLWDPDKRVTTAMRGKFAGPCVPDPSVAKIRVTEDWLKRMQERLPEMPAKKAERFVTEYGLTPDEALAMSLDRDISEFFEDTAKRGLPPHKVTNWITTHLAPMLKDRNQTIEETALTAERFARLLAMLEKGVINAHGAREILLKLLESNESPEDLVEKGQFRQVSDTSELEGIIDGIIADHSADVEDFRKGNEKVVGFLMGLAMKASKGKANPKLLREMLVKRLA